One part of the Glycine soja cultivar W05 chromosome 11, ASM419377v2, whole genome shotgun sequence genome encodes these proteins:
- the LOC114376436 gene encoding uncharacterized protein LOC114376436, producing the protein MRWYRRKTKVYVDPKHARRGLLGEIAETLHFMVSPVGRRVCTFDDLLPCIEKITLISEEEDRILEAHQDAPPSQPQFEHQQFNILQRSVETRGLGRRRQTVDAAPYSLPPMPEREHGMYYTPPVFTQEPSQMAPMYSYPHDFQPGYSMTDIFGSSPPSGGTPSFTQNNELPTPNASLGDP; encoded by the exons ATGAGGTGGTACAGGCGTAAGACAAAAGTTTATGTCGACCCAAAACATGCAAGAAGAGGACTATTG gGTGAAATCGCGGAAACACTACATTTTATGGTGTCGCCTGTTGGGAGAAGGGTTTGTACTTTTGACGATTTACTGCCATGTATCGAGAAGATCACTCTTATATCTGAAGAAGAGGATAGGATACTTGAGGCACATCAAGATGCTCCCCCTTCTCAGCCACAATTTGAACATCAGCAGTTTAATATACTACAGCGAAGTGTGGAGACTCGAGGCTTAGGGCGACGTCGGCAAACTGTGGATGCAGCACCGTACAGTTTGCCTCCGATGCCAGAACGAgaacatggaatgtattacacaccGCCGGTATTCACCCAAGAACCATCGCAGATGGCGCCGATGTATTCATACCCACATGATTTCCAACCAGGGTACAGTATGACAGACATATTTGGATCCTCTCCTCCTTCAGGGGGGACTCCTTCATTCACCCAAAATAATGAACTACCGACCCCAAATGCCTCACTTGGTGATCCGTGA
- the LOC114374649 gene encoding uncharacterized protein LOC114374649 codes for MKDSDKLTWDQGRCLSPAQARSSASQKLMVSLMFLVSLTYMAYTLKLVSTSTSSSTCSHAPFIINHLFPSSNVTEWPSSSQTSRTGKGKRPGRQKTELRHLVFGIAASSKLWEHRKNYIKTWYKKDKMRGVVWLDDRVKTNPKEGLPPTKVSTDTSNFVYTNKLGHRSAIRISRIVTETLRMGHKDVRWFVMGDDDTVFVTDNLLRILNKYDHNYMYYIGSLSESHLQNIFFSYGMAYGGGGFAISYPLAKALSKMQDRCIQRYPALYGSDDRMQACMAELGVPLTKEIGFHQYDVYGNLFGLLAAHPVTPLVSLHHLDVVEPIFPNATRVEAIKRLTIPMKLDSASLIQQSICHDRNRRWTISVSWGFAVQIFRGIFTQREMEMPSRTFLNWYRRADYTAYAFNTRPFSRNPCQKPFVFYFSKAKLNSTLQQTVTEYERDPIPPPECRWNMADPSALDKIEVHKKQDPHLWDRAPRRNCCRVMKSNKTGILKIEVAVCRDGEFSEPA; via the exons ATGAAAGATTCGGATAAATTAACGTGGGATCAGGGTCGATGTCTGAGTCCCGCACAGGCACGTTCCTCGGCCTCACAGAAGCTTATGGTGTCGCTCATGTTCTTGGTTTCCCTCACCTACATGGCTTACACTCTAAAGCTGGTTTCCACGTCCACATCATCAAGCACGTGCAGCCACGCTCCTTTCATCATCAACCACCTCTtcccttcctcaaacgtaacgGAGTGGCCGTCTTCATCCCAAACTTCCCGCACCGGAAAGGGGAAACGGCCGGGGCGCCAGAAAACGGAGCTCCGCCACCTGGTGTTCGGAATCGCGGCGTCATCGAAGCTATGGGAGCACAGAAAGAACTACATAAAGACTTGGTACAAGAAGGACAAGATGAGGGGAGTGGTGTGGCTGGACGATCGCGTGAAGACGAACCCAAAGGAAGGGTTGCCACCAACGAAGGTGTCCACCGACACCTCGAATTTCGTATACACCAACAAGCTGGGGCACCGCTCCGCGATTCGAATCTCCCGCATCGTGACGGAGACGCTGCGTATGGGGCACAAGGACGTGCGGTGGTTCGTCATGGGCGACGACGACACCGTTTTCGTGACGGACAATCTGCTGAGGATTTTAAACAAGTACGACCACAACTACATGTACTACATTGGGAGCTTGTCGGAGAGTCACTTGCAGAACATATTCTTCTCCTACGGCATGGCCTATGGTGGAGGCGGCTTCGCCATAAGCTACCCGTTGgccaaagctctgagcaaaatgcAGGACCGCTGTATTCAGAGGTATCCTGCTCTCTATGGCTCCGATGATCGAATGCAAGCTTGTATGGCTGAACTCGGTGTTCCACTCACTAAGGAAATCGGTTTTCACCAG tatgATGTGTATGGGAACTTGTTTGGGCTTCTTGCAGCTCATCCAGTGACTCCATTGGTGTCACTGCACCACCTTGATGTGGTTGAGCCTATCTTCCCGAATGCCACCAGAGTAGAAGCCATTAAACGGCTAACCATTCCGATGAAGCTTGACTCAGCATCTCTCATTCAACAATCCATTTGCCATGACAGAAATaggagatggaccatttcagTGTCATGGGGTTTTGCTGTTCAGATATTTCGCGGCATATTTACACAGCGGGAGATGGAAATGCCTTCAAGAACATTCCTCAATTGGTATAGAAGAGCAGATTACACTGCATATGCCTTCAACACACGCCCGTTTAGCAGAAACCCGTGTCAGAAACCTTTCGTCTTTTACTTTTCCAAGGCAAAACTCAATTCCACTTTGCAACAAACAGTGACTGAATATGAAAGAGATCCTATTCCTCCTCCAGAATGTCGATGGAATATGGCTGATCCTTCTGCTCTTGACAAAATAGAGGTGCACAAGAAGCAGGACCCGCATCTATGGGATAGA GCCCCAAGGAGAAACTGTTGCAGAGTGATGAAGTCGAACAAGACAGGAATCTTGAAGATAGAAGTGGCTGTATGTAGAGATGGTGAGTTCAGTGAACCTGCTTAA
- the LOC114373785 gene encoding homeobox protein BEL1 homolog: MARQVCDDKLSTGFCYSDVSSGNPTMLVNQIQGFVSDPEMYNLTTGMEMIGFPKSDTNAVMWRSFIPEPGPSSSKTINDSSTTFYHHDYNNKNADFTPAGNISETSAENLIVGNHDSAPWQDNNNNRFDDSSLRCVFPCETNERPSQGLSLSLSSTNPSTIGLQSFELRQTGHHPDFVSSSSREGFFGKPVSLQQQQMLSQDGYVSSNSKVASVYQQGHFLVKNSKFLVPAQDLLNEFCSLCAKQSDLGKPTKSLKKQWEDQENNGVGSSKKHSLTSLEFVELQKRKTKLLSMLEEVDRRYKHYRNQMKSVVSSFEAVAGNGAATVYSALALKAMSRHFRCLKDGILSQIQATRKAMGEKDPVAPGTTRGETPRLKVIDQTLRQQRAFQQMSMMETHPWRPQRGLPERAVSVLRAWLFEHFLHPYPSDVDKHILARQTGLSRGQVSNWFINARVRLWKPMVEEMYLEEVKDPENNIASSEGATDQDNDINPNNVQYPPPPLSSRSEDQKPSLVRIDSECASSIINNHSTPDNKNDPKGQEQCFGSVELDFSSYTHHSSGMVSYGSSDQNGNNNQSGVSLTLGLQQHGVSLAFPPATQSSLYYPRDQIEDCQPVHQYSLLDGEGQNLPYRNLMGAQLLHDLAG; the protein is encoded by the exons atggcTCGACAAGTGTGTGATGACAAATTATCAACTGGATTCTGCTACTCTGATGTATCATCGGGAAATCCAACGATGTTGGTGAACCAGATCCAAGGCTTTGTGTCAGACCCGGAGATGTACAACCTCACCACGGGCATGGAAATGATAGGGTTTCCAAAGAGTGACACCAACGCTGTCATGTGGAGAAGTTTCATCCCCGAACCGGGTCCTTCTTCTTCCAAAACCATCAACGATTCTTCCACCACTTTCTACCACCACGACTACAACAACAAGAATGCAGATTTCACACCAGCAGGGAATATTTCTGAAACAAGTGCCGAGAATCTAATCGTGGGAAATCACGATTCAGCCCCGTGGcaagacaacaacaacaacagattTGACGATTCTTCTCTAAGGTGTGTGTTTCCTTGTGAAACCAACGAAAGGCCTAGCCAAGGTCTTTCACTCTCTCTTAGTTCAACCAACCCTTCCACTATCGGGTTGCAATCTTTTGAGCTAAGACAAACAGGCCATCATCCTGATTTTGTTTCGTCGAGTTCCAGAGAAGGGTTCTTTGGAAAACCAGTTTCTCTTCAACAGCAACAGATGTTGTCACAAGATGGGTATGTGAGTTCTAATTCTAAAGTTGCAAGTGTTTATCAACAAGGACATTTCCTGGTGAAGAACTCCAAGTTCTTGGTTCCTGCACAGGACCTTCTCAACGAGTTTTGTAGCCTTTGTGCAAAGCAAAGCGACTTGGGAAAGCCAACAAAATCGTTGAAGAAGCAGTGGGAAGATCAGGAAAATAACGGTGTCGGTTCTTCGAAGAAGCATTCTCTGACCTCTCTAGAGTTCGTGGAGTTGCAGAAGAGAAAGACAAAGCTGCTTTCGATGCTGGAAGAG GTTGACAGAAGGTACAAGCACTACCGGAATCAGATGAAGAGTGTGGTGTCATCGTTTGAAGCGGTGGCGGGGAATGGTGCTGCGACAGTGTACTCAGCTTTGGCGTTGAAGGCCATGTCGAGACATTTCAGGTGTTTGAAAGATGGGATTTTGTCGCAGATTCAGGCAACAAGAAAAGCCATGGGAGAGAAAGACCCAGTTGCACCAGGCACAACAAGGGGCGAAACGCCAAGACTTAAAGTCATTGACCAAACACTGAGACAACAAAGGGCGTTTCAGCAAATGAGCATGATGGAAACACATCCTTGGAGACCCCAACGTGGCCTTCCAGAGCGTGCCGTTTCAGTTCTTCGGGCTTGGCTCTTTGAACATTTTCTCCATCC GTACCCAAGCGATGTTGATAAGCATATTTTAGCACGCCAAACCGGTCTCTCGAGAGGCCAG GTTTCGAATTGGTTTATTAATGCAAGGGTGAGACTATGGAAGCCAATGGTAGAAGAAATGTACTTGGAGGAAGTGAAGGATCCTGAGAACAACATAGCTTCCTCAGAAGGGGCTACTGATCAAGACAATGATATAAACCCAAATAATGTTCAATACCCTCCACCTCCTTTATCATCAAGATCAGAGGATCAGAAGCCATCACTGGTTCGAATTGACTCCGAGTGTGCGTCCtccatcatcaacaaccacagtACCCCAGATAACAAAAACGATCCAAAGGGCCAAGAACAGTGCTTTGGGTCAGTGGAGCTTGATTTTTCATCATACACACACCACTCCTCGGGCATGGTTTCTTACGGAAGTAGTGATCAGAATGGGAACAACAACCAGAGTGGGGTGTCTTTGACGCTAGGGTTACAGCAACATGGGGTGAGTCTAGCGTTCCCGCCAGCAACACAGAGTTCACTGTACTATCCAAGGGACCAAATTGAAGATTGTCAACCAGTTCATCAGTACTCTCTTTTGGACGGTGAAGGACAAAACCTGCCTTACAGGAATTTGATGGGAGCACAGCTTCTGCATGACTTGGCAGGatag